In Bacillota bacterium, the DNA window CCGCGCCGGACTGCGCAAGAAGCCCATTGTACTTGACGGTCACCTTCTCCCCGGCAGTGACGGGCATTGGCGTCACGGTCACCCCACCTGCAAGGAACTTGTCTTTGGCTGCAGTTCGAGTGGTCCGCGTCCTGGTAGTGCGTTCAGGGCTTATCTCCCGGGCGAACTCGGCGTCTCTATCCATGCCGTACCGCCTCATCCAGAACACCAGCATAAGACCCCCTTTCGGCCTTAGTCTTCCGCCGAGCGGGGGACGCTATTAGACCAAATCCGCCCTCTACATCTTCCGGAGTGCCTCGATTCTCTTCTGGATGGGAGGGTGAGTGGAGAAAAGCCCTTGCGAGCCGTCGTGCGCGCTCTTGAATGGGTTGACTATGTAGAGAGATGCGGTCGCGCGGTTTGCGGCTTCCAACGGTTCTTCGTCCTGAGAAATTTTTTCCAAAGCGCTCGCGAGGCCCTCGGGGTACCGGGTCAGGAGCGCCCCATCTGCGTCCGCTAGAAACTCACGCCGGCGGGAGAGGGCGAACCTGAGCAGTTGCGCGAAGATCGGCGCCAGTATGGCGAGGATCACACCAAAGGTCAGAAGGATCGCTTCTCCTCCACCATCTCCACTTCTGCCGTCCCGTTTCTTGCTCCGGGAACCCGTTCCCCTTCCCCACCACATGATCCGCTTGATCCAGTCCGCCAGGAGGACTATCGTCCCGACCATGATGACCGTAATGGTGGCCAGCCTGATGTCGTAGTTCTTGATGTGAGAGATCTCATGAGCTATGACCCCTTCGAGTTCCACCCTGTTCAATTTGTCCAGAAGGCCGCGAGTCACCGCGATTGACGCATGTTCAGGGTCTCTACCTGTCGCGAAGGCGTTCAGCGCGGAATCCTCGATTATGTATGTCTTGGGAACGGGGATCCCCGCCGCGATGGAGAGACCTTCGACGGTGTGGTACAGATAGGGATTGTCTTCCTTGGTTGCAAGATGCGCCCCGCTAACTGCCAGGATTATCCTGTCAGAGCCGTAGTAACCCACAAGCCCCATTACGGAAGCGATGGCTGCGGCGACAATGACCCCGGTCCATCCGCCACCGAACATCTGCCCGAACACCCATCCCAGGCCGATCAAAAGAAGCGACGTCAGGGCGATGACAATCCAAGAAGCCGTGGTATTCCGCTGTATCTGCTCATACATGTCGCCCACGCCTCCGGGCTAGAATTTCACCCGGACTGGTTCTCGTGCCGCTTCCTCAACCTCGAAGAAGTCCTGCCGCACGAAGCCGAAGGCTTGCGCTATGAGGTTCTTCGGGAAGACCTCGATGGCCGTGTTGTACTTCATCACAGTGTCATTGTAGAACTGCCTTGCGTACGCGATCTTGCTCTCTGTGCCTGACAGTTCCTCCTGTAGCATCAGGAAGTTCTGGTTGGCCTTCAGCTCGGGGTAAGCCTCTGCCACAGCAAAGAGGGTCTTCAACGCACCTGTGATGGCGTTCTGAGCCTGCGCTTGTTCAGACACGGTGGTGGCTGAGGCGGCCTGTGCCCGTGCTCTTGTAACCATGTCGAAGGTTTCCTTTTCGTGGGCTGCATAGCCTTTCACCGTCTCCACTAAGTTCGGTATGAGGTCGAATCTGCGTCTGAGCTGCACTTCAATCTGGCTCCACGCGTTCTTCCAGCGGTTCCTGAGTACTACGAGGCCGTTGTAGGCGGAGACTGCCCACAGCACAATGAATGCCACGACTGCCAGGAAAACCAGGCTGAAACTCACACCTGTCACTTCCTTTCGACTTTCAAGTCCAGCGCACGTTTCTCCACTTTGGCCAGGATTTCCTCTTCGTCGATGGACAAAAGCCTGCGGTCTTCCATCACGACGGTTCCATCGATGATGACCGTACTGACGTCGGCTCCGGAAGCCGCATACACAAGGTGGGAAATGGGATCTGCATGCGGCGTGAGGTGTGGGGAGTTGAAGTCCACGAGCACGATGTCCGCCTTCTTCCCCACTTCCAGCGAGCCTATCTGGTCCTGGAGGCCCAGGCACGCCGCGCCGCCTGCGGTTGCCATCTCGAGACACTTGGCAGCGGGCATCACCGTCGGGTCCCCCGTGAAGACCTTGTGCAGCAGGGCGGCAAGGCGCATCTCTTCGATCATGTCCAGGTTGTTGTTGCTCGCGGCCCCGTCGGTCCCGAGTCCCACTCGCACCCCGCGGTCGAGCATGCGGGGCACAGGAGCGATCCCGGACGCGAGCTTCATGTTGGATCCCGGATTGTGGGCTACGCCTACTCGGTTCCCGGACAGAATGTCAATGTCGTCCTCAGACAGGGCCACGCAGTGTGCAGCGAGAACTGGTACGTCGAACAGGCCGACGGACTGCAGGAGCTGGACCGGGGACACGCCCTGGGCCTCCCGGATCTCGCGTACCTCGCGGGAAGTCTCGGATATGTGGGTGTGGACTCTCACTCCAAGGTCCCGAGCGCGCTGGGCCACTTCCCGCATGAACTCTGGCGAACACGTGTATGGGGCGTGAGGGCCCAACATGGTTGTGATCCTGCCGCCCGCTTCGCCGTTCCACTTTGTGCAGAACTCCACACCGCGCGCCAGAGTCTGCCCGGGGTCCGCGCCGAGAGACGTCATGCCCAGGCAGAGCGACGCCCTCATGCTGGTTTCGCGGACCGCCTGGGCAACCTCATCCATGTAGAAGTACATGTCCGCAAAGGTTGTAGTGCCTGATCTGATCATCTCGGTGCATGCAAGAAGGGTACCGTAGTACACATCCTCCGCCGTGAGTTTCTCCTCTATCGGGAATATCTTGGTCTCGAGCCATTCGCGGAGGGGCAGGTCATCAGCGTACCCGCGGAGCATGCACATCGCCGCATGGGTGTGGGTGTTCACAAGTCCGGGAATCGCCACACGGCCACGGCCCTCGATGACGGGGAACCCCGGTCCAGCCTCTGGGGCATCCTGAGCCCGACCTACGAAGCTTATTTGCCCGCTTCGGACGTGAATCACACCGTCCGGGATTATCCGGCCATGGGGATCCACCGTCACTACTTCCACATTCTTGATAATCAGGTCTTTCATCGGCATCACCCTGTCCTGTCTGCGCCGCCCCCGGTCCCCTCGCGCCATCCAGCGAGATACTCCCGCTGACTGCGGGTGGGGGAGTCGATCTTCACCCCGGCCGCACGCAGCCGCACTCTGGCGACTGCCTCATCTACTTCGGCCGGAACGGGGTGAACCCCGGGGCCCAGGCTTTCGTGGTTTTCCATCACGTACTTGACCGAGAGGGCCTGGACGCCGAAACTCGTGTCCATCACCTCGACGGGGTGGCCATCCGCCGCGGCCAGGTTGACCAGCCGCCCCTGGGCGAGGAGGTAGAGTCTGCGCCCGTCGGGACTCTTGTACTCTTCGATACCCTCCCTCGCCTCCCTGGGCTCCGGGCACATCGTGGCGAGATCAGGCTTGGAGATCTCAACATCGAAATGCCCGGCGTTTGCCAGGATCGCCCCGTCCCGCATTCTCTGAAGGTGCTCCCCGCGGATTACGTCCCGGCATCCGGTAGCTGTCACGAAGATGTCGCCCTCTTCCGCCGCACAGGCCATTGGCATCACCCGGAACCCGTCCATCAGGGCCTCGCACGCACGAACGGGATCAGTCTCGCAGACAATCACATTCGCGCCCAGGCCCCGGGCTCGCATGCTGATACCTTTCCCGCACCACCCGTAGCCCGCCACCACCACGCACTTGCCTGCCACAGAAAGGTTGGTGGTACGCATGATGCCGTCCCACACCGACTGCCCTGTCCCGTACCTGTTGTCGAAGAGGTACTTCATCCTCGCGTCATTCACTGCTACCACGGGAAACGCGAGATCCCCGTCCCGGTGCATCGCCCGGAGCCTTGAAAGCCCAGTCGTGGTCTCCTCGCATCCGCCCTGGACCTGCCCGAGGATGTCGCGTCTTTCGGTATGGACCATCGAAACGAGGTCGCCCCCGTCGTCCATGATCACATCCGCCCCATCCCCGAGAGTCTGACTCAGGTGATATCGGTACTCGTCAGTGGTGGCTCCCCTCCAGGCGAAGACCCGAAGCCCAGACTCTGCAAGGGCCGCCACAACATCATCCTGGGTGGACAGTGGGTTGCTCCCGGTGACCGAGACCTCCGCGCCTCCCGCCGCGAAGAGCAAGGCGAGCCTCGCGGTCTTCGCCTCCAGGTGGCAGGAGACTGCTATCCTTTTGCCCCGGTAAGGCAGAGTCGTGCTGAACTCACGCTCGATCTCAGCCAGGACAGGCATGTGCGCCCGCGCCCATTCGATCTTGAGCCTGCCGCGTGGGGCAAGGCCAGGGTCGCGCATAGCGGACTCGGTCATGCTCCATCACCACTCTCCCGCGCCCAGGGCGGCACTGCGCCGGCCTTGCCGCACCTGCATCCGCGTTCCTCGGGTACCGCCTCGATTGCGCGCATGGCGAGTGCCCGGAGTCTCTCCCCGTTGGCCTGCATCACCTCGACTACTTCCTCGTGAGTGAGTGGGGTGGGGGAGATGCCTGCCGCCCAGTTGGTGGCCATGGCGATGGACGCATAACAGATCCCTGCCTCTCGCGCAAGGACCACCTCGGGGACACTGGTCATTCCGACCAGGTCACCACCTATGATGCGAAACGCACGGATCTCAGCGGGGGTCTCGAACCTCGGGCCCTCAGTGCAGACGTAGCATCCCCCATCTTTGACATCTATTCCGAGGGAGGCCGCCTCCCGGGCGAGGACTGCTCGGATCTCTGGGCAGTACGGCTCGCTGTAGTCCAGGTGGACTACGCCGTTGGGGCCCCCGTCGAAAAACGTGCCGGCACGCGCCTTGGTGAAGTCGATGAACTGATCCAGCAGCACGAAGGTGCCTGGCTTCATGTCAGGGTTGAGCGACCCCACCGCCGAAGTCGCGATCGCCCTTTCGACCCCAAGAAGCTTGAGGGCAGCGATGTTCGCCCTGTAGTTGATCTTGTGCGGGGGCACGGTGTGCCCTGTCCCGTGCCGCGCGAGAAAGCCGACCTCGACTCCGCGGTACTCGCCTACCTTCAACGTTACCTGCCCGTACGGGGTTTCGACGGTTTCCTCCCTGACCCGGTCGAGAATCGCTGGGTCGTAGACGCCTGTTCCTCCTATGATGGCCAACTTCACGTCAAATCACCTCCGCCGCACACCACGTCCGCCGTCACTTCATCCTGGCGAGGGCACCCTCGATTCTGTTCATGCCTTCTT includes these proteins:
- a CDS encoding M48 family metallopeptidase, which gives rise to MYEQIQRNTTASWIVIALTSLLLIGLGWVFGQMFGGGWTGVIVAAAIASVMGLVGYYGSDRIILAVSGAHLATKEDNPYLYHTVEGLSIAAGIPVPKTYIIEDSALNAFATGRDPEHASIAVTRGLLDKLNRVELEGVIAHEISHIKNYDIRLATITVIMVGTIVLLADWIKRIMWWGRGTGSRSKKRDGRSGDGGGEAILLTFGVILAILAPIFAQLLRFALSRRREFLADADGALLTRYPEGLASALEKISQDEEPLEAANRATASLYIVNPFKSAHDGSQGLFSTHPPIQKRIEALRKM
- a CDS encoding LemA family protein, yielding MSFSLVFLAVVAFIVLWAVSAYNGLVVLRNRWKNAWSQIEVQLRRRFDLIPNLVETVKGYAAHEKETFDMVTRARAQAASATTVSEQAQAQNAITGALKTLFAVAEAYPELKANQNFLMLQEELSGTESKIAYARQFYNDTVMKYNTAIEVFPKNLIAQAFGFVRQDFFEVEEAAREPVRVKF
- a CDS encoding amidohydrolase, producing the protein MKDLIIKNVEVVTVDPHGRIIPDGVIHVRSGQISFVGRAQDAPEAGPGFPVIEGRGRVAIPGLVNTHTHAAMCMLRGYADDLPLREWLETKIFPIEEKLTAEDVYYGTLLACTEMIRSGTTTFADMYFYMDEVAQAVRETSMRASLCLGMTSLGADPGQTLARGVEFCTKWNGEAGGRITTMLGPHAPYTCSPEFMREVAQRARDLGVRVHTHISETSREVREIREAQGVSPVQLLQSVGLFDVPVLAAHCVALSEDDIDILSGNRVGVAHNPGSNMKLASGIAPVPRMLDRGVRVGLGTDGAASNNNLDMIEEMRLAALLHKVFTGDPTVMPAAKCLEMATAGGAACLGLQDQIGSLEVGKKADIVLVDFNSPHLTPHADPISHLVYAASGADVSTVIIDGTVVMEDRRLLSIDEEEILAKVEKRALDLKVERK
- a CDS encoding adenosylhomocysteinase; the encoded protein is MTESAMRDPGLAPRGRLKIEWARAHMPVLAEIEREFSTTLPYRGKRIAVSCHLEAKTARLALLFAAGGAEVSVTGSNPLSTQDDVVAALAESGLRVFAWRGATTDEYRYHLSQTLGDGADVIMDDGGDLVSMVHTERRDILGQVQGGCEETTTGLSRLRAMHRDGDLAFPVVAVNDARMKYLFDNRYGTGQSVWDGIMRTTNLSVAGKCVVVAGYGWCGKGISMRARGLGANVIVCETDPVRACEALMDGFRVMPMACAAEEGDIFVTATGCRDVIRGEHLQRMRDGAILANAGHFDVEISKPDLATMCPEPREAREGIEEYKSPDGRRLYLLAQGRLVNLAAADGHPVEVMDTSFGVQALSVKYVMENHESLGPGVHPVPAEVDEAVARVRLRAAGVKIDSPTRSQREYLAGWREGTGGGADRTG
- the mtnP gene encoding S-methyl-5'-thioadenosine phosphorylase is translated as MKLAIIGGTGVYDPAILDRVREETVETPYGQVTLKVGEYRGVEVGFLARHGTGHTVPPHKINYRANIAALKLLGVERAIATSAVGSLNPDMKPGTFVLLDQFIDFTKARAGTFFDGGPNGVVHLDYSEPYCPEIRAVLAREAASLGIDVKDGGCYVCTEGPRFETPAEIRAFRIIGGDLVGMTSVPEVVLAREAGICYASIAMATNWAAGISPTPLTHEEVVEVMQANGERLRALAMRAIEAVPEERGCRCGKAGAVPPWARESGDGA